The Spirochaetaceae bacterium genome has a segment encoding these proteins:
- a CDS encoding J domain-containing protein, with protein sequence MDRLFDRLGDMLRAVLGGDGAGAADRGPQRRRPLHTDDPDLAAAWEELESFLDGDDESADGARSSTSGTTGAGAPHPREPLRADYATLGVAFDAPLSEVKRAYKRLMQAHHPDRFAHDPARQADATRKAALINSAFARIEREARTARE encoded by the coding sequence GTGGATCGCCTGTTCGACCGCCTCGGTGACATGCTGCGCGCGGTGCTCGGCGGCGACGGTGCCGGTGCCGCCGACCGCGGCCCGCAGCGCCGTCGGCCGCTGCACACCGACGACCCCGACCTGGCCGCCGCCTGGGAGGAACTGGAGAGCTTCCTCGACGGGGACGACGAATCCGCGGACGGTGCCAGGTCGTCGACGTCCGGGACCACCGGTGCCGGCGCGCCGCATCCGCGCGAGCCGCTACGCGCCGACTACGCGACGCTCGGGGTGGCCTTCGACGCGCCGCTGAGCGAGGTGAAGCGCGCCTACAAGCGCCTGATGCAGGCCCACCACCCCGATCGTTTCGCGCACGACCCCGCCCGCCAGGCCGACGCCACGCGCAAGGCGGCACTGATCAATTCCGCATTCGCGCGCATCGAGCGGGAGGCACGCACCGCGCGCGAGTAG
- a CDS encoding MraY family glycosyltransferase, whose product MMTGDASQSAVLAAVMAAVVVFAWLVNGLLTPAVTRLAHRHKWYDIPDSRKLHTGLIPRIGGLGIFVSMALAIGFGFAGLALLDRLTATPAAPLIAASVGVAMIFGVGLYDDFVPLRARTKLLLQVIAATIVAASGMRVDSIAIPLLGNLHLGGMAVPLTVFWIVGMTNSVNLIDGIDGLAGGISAIAAACMAIIALLQGHLLTALVALALFGALGGFLLYNWPPASIFMGDSGSHLLGFALAILPFLDIGGAATLGTLVVPATLVLIPIVDCGAATVRRIRQRRSVGSADTDHIHYVLRALGMSDRKILLAVYSVCGYLAVVAITSTLLLRGAAIYLIMFMVSWAGVLLAYGILVALHAHRKQRRGETGFQRDAGSNGPRQA is encoded by the coding sequence ATGATGACCGGCGACGCCAGCCAAAGCGCGGTCCTGGCGGCCGTAATGGCCGCGGTCGTCGTGTTCGCGTGGCTGGTCAACGGCCTGCTCACGCCCGCGGTGACCCGTCTCGCCCACCGCCACAAGTGGTACGACATACCGGATTCGCGCAAGCTGCACACCGGCCTGATTCCGCGCATCGGCGGGCTTGGCATCTTCGTTTCCATGGCGCTGGCGATCGGCTTCGGGTTCGCCGGCCTCGCCCTCCTGGACCGGTTGACGGCGACGCCGGCCGCGCCGCTCATTGCGGCCTCCGTCGGCGTGGCGATGATCTTCGGCGTCGGGCTGTACGACGACTTCGTACCGTTGCGCGCGCGCACCAAGCTGCTCCTGCAGGTGATCGCCGCCACCATCGTCGCCGCGAGTGGAATGCGCGTCGACAGCATCGCCATTCCGCTGCTCGGCAACCTGCACCTCGGCGGCATGGCCGTTCCCCTGACCGTGTTCTGGATCGTGGGAATGACCAACTCCGTAAACCTGATCGACGGCATCGACGGCCTGGCCGGAGGCATCTCGGCGATTGCCGCGGCCTGCATGGCGATCATCGCGCTGCTGCAGGGCCACCTGCTCACCGCCCTGGTGGCGCTGGCGCTGTTCGGCGCGCTTGGCGGATTCCTGCTCTACAACTGGCCGCCGGCGTCGATCTTCATGGGCGACTCGGGCAGCCACCTGCTCGGCTTCGCGCTGGCCATTCTCCCGTTCCTGGACATCGGCGGAGCCGCCACCCTGGGCACCCTCGTGGTACCCGCGACGCTGGTGCTGATCCCGATCGTGGACTGCGGCGCCGCCACCGTGCGCCGCATCCGCCAACGGCGCTCGGTCGGTTCGGCCGATACGGATCACATTCACTACGTCCTGCGTGCCCTCGGCATGTCGGACCGCAAGATTCTGCTGGCCGTGTACTCGGTGTGCGGCTACCTGGCCGTGGTGGCGATTACCTCCACCCTGCTGCTGCGCGGCGCAGCGATCTACCTGATCATGTTCATGGTGTCTTGGGCCGGGGTGCTGCTCGCCTACGGCATCCTGGTGGCACTGCACGCCCATCGCAAGCAGCGCCGCGGCGAAACCGGCTTTCAACGCGACGCCGGCAGCAACGGCCCGCGCCAGGCGTAG